One part of the Mycolicibacterium aromaticivorans JS19b1 = JCM 16368 genome encodes these proteins:
- a CDS encoding alpha/beta fold hydrolase, translating into MSTELLTYRGGTGRPVVLVHGLMGRGTTWSRQVPWLARFGSVHTYDAPWHRGRAVEDSESVSTERFVADLGDAVARLECPAVLVGHSMGGLHSWCLAAQRPDLVRGLVVEDMAPDFVGRTTGPWEPWVHALPVEYSTAQQVFDEFGPIAGRYFLEAFDRTATGWRLHGQPARWIEIAAEWGTRDYWRQWQAVRAPVLLIEAGDSVAPPGQMRRMADLAGPSARYVHVAGAGHLVHDDAPDQYRDAVESFLAALPEDT; encoded by the coding sequence GTGAGCACTGAGCTGCTGACCTATCGGGGTGGCACTGGGCGGCCCGTGGTGTTGGTTCACGGCTTGATGGGCCGCGGCACCACGTGGTCGCGGCAGGTCCCGTGGCTGGCCCGGTTCGGGTCGGTTCACACCTACGACGCACCGTGGCATCGAGGCCGTGCGGTCGAGGACTCCGAATCGGTCAGCACCGAACGGTTCGTGGCCGACCTCGGCGACGCCGTTGCGCGCCTCGAGTGCCCGGCGGTACTCGTCGGGCACTCGATGGGCGGCCTGCATTCCTGGTGCCTGGCTGCGCAGCGTCCCGACCTGGTGCGCGGGTTGGTGGTCGAGGACATGGCACCGGACTTCGTCGGCCGCACGACCGGCCCGTGGGAGCCGTGGGTGCATGCCCTGCCGGTCGAATACTCCACGGCGCAGCAGGTTTTCGACGAATTCGGGCCGATCGCGGGGCGCTACTTCCTCGAGGCCTTTGACCGGACGGCGACCGGTTGGCGGCTGCACGGCCAGCCTGCTCGCTGGATCGAGATCGCGGCGGAGTGGGGGACTCGCGATTACTGGCGGCAGTGGCAGGCGGTCCGGGCGCCGGTGTTGCTGATCGAGGCGGGTGACTCGGTGGCGCCCCCCGGGCAGATGCGCCGGATGGCCGATCTCGCCGGGCCGTCGGCGCGCTACGTCCATGTCGCCGGGGCAGGCCACCTCGTCCACGACGACGCGCCGGATCAGTACCGCGACGCCGTCGAGTCGTTCCTAGCGGCGCTCCCCGAGGACACCTGA
- the mhuD gene encoding mycobilin-forming heme oxygenase MhuD produces MSVVKINAIEIPPGAGPELEKRFANRAHAVDNQPGFLGFQLLRPVKGEDRYFVVTTWESEEAFQAWASGPAIHAHAGERANPVAKGAHLLEFEVVLDVAGTGSKA; encoded by the coding sequence ATGTCCGTGGTGAAGATCAACGCAATCGAGATTCCGCCTGGCGCCGGTCCAGAGCTGGAGAAGCGGTTCGCCAACCGCGCCCACGCCGTAGACAACCAGCCGGGCTTCCTCGGGTTCCAGCTGCTGCGGCCCGTCAAGGGTGAGGACCGCTACTTCGTGGTGACCACATGGGAGTCCGAGGAGGCGTTCCAGGCCTGGGCCAGCGGACCGGCGATCCACGCGCACGCCGGTGAGCGCGCCAACCCGGTGGCCAAGGGTGCCCATCTGCTCGAGTTCGAGGTTGTGTTGGACGTTGCCGGGACCGGCTCGAAGGCGTAG
- a CDS encoding serine hydrolase, protein MPGPARRRSARRVCRRAVAAATVIASAALATSCTSAPAPPANAGAGVRIDLNTPQGVRAKQVMDMLNSDWPIGDESVKTLAAPDLVDPVAHTMDSLWWDRPYTLAGVEVGANVATLHMLTSYGARQDIDLRIGDDTFVSRFVVTTEKPKIESWQDVDTALSRTGARYSWQVSKVDDGRCEKVAGTNTSESLPLASIFKTYVLYAVETAVAAGTVNWDDKLTITAELKKLGSSGFDKLPPGSQITVREAAGKMISTSDNMATDMLIGRVGTHAIEEALIAAGHHDPASMTPFPTMRELFAIGWGNPDVREQWKTTVPAKRGNLLHDADSRPYDPDPMRSHTPASTYGVEWYGSAEDICRVHAALQHNAVGRAAPVKDVMSEAAGIDLDPAEWPYIAAKAGNLPGEMTFSWYAVDRTGQAWVVSFQFNWPRFHSANAGGWAMMIIKQVFGLLPRYR, encoded by the coding sequence TTGCCGGGACCGGCTCGAAGGCGTAGCGCACGCCGGGTGTGCCGACGTGCGGTGGCGGCGGCCACCGTGATCGCGTCCGCCGCCCTGGCAACCAGCTGCACATCCGCCCCCGCGCCGCCTGCCAACGCCGGCGCGGGCGTCCGCATCGACCTCAACACCCCGCAGGGCGTGCGAGCCAAGCAGGTGATGGACATGCTGAACTCGGACTGGCCGATCGGAGACGAGAGCGTCAAGACGCTGGCCGCCCCGGACCTGGTGGACCCGGTCGCCCACACCATGGACTCGCTGTGGTGGGACCGGCCCTACACGCTGGCCGGCGTCGAGGTCGGCGCCAACGTCGCCACCCTGCACATGCTGACGTCCTACGGCGCCCGCCAAGACATCGACCTGCGCATCGGCGACGACACCTTCGTCAGCCGGTTCGTCGTCACCACCGAAAAACCGAAGATCGAATCGTGGCAGGACGTCGACACTGCGCTGAGCCGCACCGGCGCCCGCTATTCGTGGCAGGTCTCCAAAGTCGACGACGGCCGCTGCGAGAAGGTGGCGGGCACCAACACCTCTGAATCCCTGCCGCTGGCTTCGATTTTCAAGACATACGTGTTGTACGCGGTTGAAACTGCCGTCGCCGCAGGCACTGTGAACTGGGACGACAAGCTGACGATCACCGCCGAGCTGAAGAAACTTGGTTCATCGGGCTTCGACAAGCTTCCGCCCGGATCCCAGATCACCGTCCGCGAGGCCGCGGGCAAGATGATCTCCACGAGCGACAACATGGCCACCGACATGCTGATCGGACGGGTGGGAACCCACGCCATCGAAGAGGCCCTGATCGCCGCGGGACACCACGACCCGGCGAGCATGACGCCGTTCCCGACGATGAGGGAACTGTTCGCGATCGGCTGGGGCAACCCCGATGTGCGTGAGCAGTGGAAGACAACCGTGCCTGCGAAGCGGGGAAACCTGTTGCACGATGCAGACTCCCGCCCATACGACCCCGATCCGATGCGCTCCCACACGCCGGCCTCGACCTACGGCGTGGAGTGGTACGGCAGCGCCGAGGACATCTGCCGCGTGCACGCCGCCTTGCAGCACAACGCCGTCGGCCGCGCGGCTCCGGTCAAGGACGTGATGTCCGAAGCCGCGGGCATCGACCTCGACCCCGCCGAGTGGCCCTACATCGCCGCCAAGGCTGGAAACCTGCCCGGGGAGATGACATTCAGCTGGTATGCGGTGGACCGAACCGGCCAGGCCTGGGTGGTCAGCTTCCAGTTCAACTGGCCCCGCTTCCACAGCGCGAACGCGGGCGGGTGGGCGATGATGATCATCAAGCAGGTGTTCGGGCTACTGCCCCGCTACCGGTGA
- a CDS encoding histidine phosphatase family protein translates to MSEVVRLTLVSHAMTDAMAAGRFPLDEELNPMGRRQLTGVDVGAGDEVFSGPELRARQSAEALGLTPAVDPRLADLGCGSWGGLSLDEVQPGELAQWLTDPESRPHNGESVVELIARVRGWLVDVARTPGRVVAFTHPAVVRAAILRTLDAPPQSFWRIDIAPASSTALHYRGSEWTLRSPVAGQ, encoded by the coding sequence GTGAGCGAGGTCGTCCGGCTGACCTTGGTGTCACACGCCATGACCGATGCCATGGCAGCCGGGCGATTTCCGCTCGACGAAGAGCTCAACCCGATGGGGCGACGACAGCTGACCGGGGTCGACGTGGGTGCCGGCGATGAGGTGTTCTCGGGGCCGGAACTACGGGCACGACAGAGCGCCGAAGCGTTAGGTCTGACGCCTGCGGTCGATCCGCGGCTGGCCGACCTGGGGTGCGGTTCCTGGGGCGGACTGAGTCTCGACGAGGTGCAGCCCGGTGAACTGGCGCAGTGGCTGACCGACCCGGAAAGCCGGCCGCACAACGGCGAATCGGTGGTCGAGCTGATCGCGCGGGTGCGCGGTTGGCTGGTCGATGTGGCCCGCACCCCGGGTCGCGTTGTCGCCTTCACCCACCCGGCAGTTGTTCGCGCGGCGATCCTGCGCACCCTCGATGCGCCGCCACAGTCGTTCTGGCGCATCGACATCGCACCGGCCAGCAGTACCGCGTTGCATTACCGAGGTTCGGAGTGGACCCTGCGCTCACCGGTAGCGGGGCAGTAG
- a CDS encoding CbtA family protein, whose protein sequence is MEKSIIWRGILAGALAGVFGFVWSKIFIEPIVGRAIDFEDGTSAAHEAMEMATGHGHGHSHEGGELFTRMVQSNIGMGLGVLLFSVALGALFAVVFCVAYSRIDTVSARKLAVLTAGAMLIALWVVPALKYPPNPPATSLDETIKQRALLYILMVALSALFMVAAVYLAFQLTPKLGAWNATLAAGGAYIVAVAILMLVMPTINEIPGPMVNDAGTIVFPGFPATDLYEFRLYALGTQVIVWTTIGLVGAAMLHRLLDSKQQEPIAA, encoded by the coding sequence ATGGAAAAATCAATAATTTGGCGCGGCATTCTGGCCGGCGCCCTCGCAGGCGTGTTCGGATTCGTCTGGTCCAAGATCTTCATCGAGCCGATCGTCGGGCGGGCCATCGATTTCGAGGACGGCACCTCCGCGGCGCATGAAGCCATGGAAATGGCAACCGGCCACGGGCACGGCCACAGCCATGAAGGCGGTGAGCTGTTCACCCGCATGGTGCAGTCCAACATCGGTATGGGCCTGGGCGTGCTTCTGTTCAGCGTCGCGCTCGGCGCCTTGTTCGCCGTCGTGTTCTGCGTGGCCTACAGCCGCATCGACACCGTGTCGGCCCGCAAGCTCGCGGTGCTGACCGCCGGGGCGATGCTCATCGCGCTGTGGGTGGTGCCGGCACTGAAGTATCCGCCCAACCCGCCGGCCACCAGCCTCGACGAAACCATCAAGCAGCGCGCGCTGCTCTACATCCTGATGGTGGCGTTGTCGGCGCTGTTCATGGTCGCCGCGGTCTACCTCGCCTTCCAGCTCACCCCGAAGCTGGGTGCCTGGAACGCCACGCTGGCCGCGGGCGGCGCATACATCGTCGCGGTCGCCATCCTGATGCTCGTGATGCCGACCATCAACGAGATACCCGGCCCGATGGTGAATGACGCCGGGACGATTGTGTTCCCGGGCTTCCCTGCGACGGATCTCTACGAGTTCCGGCTGTACGCTCTGGGCACCCAGGTGATCGTCTGGACGACGATCGGTCTGGTCGGTGCGGCGATGCTGCACCGACTGCTCGACAGCAAGCAGCAGGAACCCATCGCTGCGTGA
- a CDS encoding CbtB domain-containing protein, with amino-acid sequence MTTPQTTGRSRAVDLSAAKAVVWLSLTAFFALVVLYFVGVDQGATSVFGDNMYIHEFVHDARHLLGFPCH; translated from the coding sequence ATGACTACTCCGCAGACAACGGGCCGCTCGCGCGCCGTCGATCTCTCCGCCGCCAAAGCTGTCGTCTGGCTCTCGCTGACCGCCTTCTTCGCCCTGGTGGTGCTGTACTTCGTCGGTGTTGACCAGGGTGCCACCTCGGTGTTCGGCGACAACATGTACATCCACGAATTCGTGCATGACGCACGCCATCTGCTCGGCTTCCCCTGCCACTGA
- a CDS encoding YbjQ family protein — protein MLVVTTNDIPGWEIQRVCGEVFGLTVRSRNAFSQMGAGFKSMFGGELQGMTKNLAESRNEAMNRLMTEARTRGGNAIIGMRFDTTELGDVWTEICAYGTAVQAVPVTDAAKYTAQQLGYGAG, from the coding sequence ATGCTTGTGGTCACCACCAACGACATTCCCGGCTGGGAGATCCAACGGGTGTGCGGTGAGGTCTTCGGTCTCACCGTGCGATCGCGCAATGCCTTCTCCCAGATGGGTGCGGGCTTCAAGAGCATGTTCGGCGGCGAGTTGCAGGGCATGACGAAGAACCTCGCCGAGAGCCGCAACGAGGCGATGAATCGCTTGATGACCGAGGCCCGCACCCGCGGCGGCAACGCGATCATCGGAATGCGGTTCGACACCACCGAACTCGGCGATGTCTGGACCGAAATCTGCGCGTATGGCACCGCGGTGCAGGCGGTCCCGGTCACCGATGCCGCCAAGTACACCGCGCAGCAGTTGGGTTACGGCGCCGGCTGA
- the clpC1 gene encoding ATP-dependent protease ATP-binding subunit ClpC → MFERFTDRARRVVVLAQEEARMLNHNYIGTEHILLGLIHEGEGVAAKSLESLGISLEGVRSQVEEIIGQGQQAPSGHIPFTPRAKKVLELSLREALQLGHNYIGTEHILLGLIREGEGVAAQVLVKLGAELTRVRQQVIQLLSGYQGKETAEAGTGGRGGESGNPSTSLVLDQFGRNLTAAAMEGKLDPVIGREKEIERVMQVLSRRTKNNPVLIGEPGVGKTAVVEGLAQAIVHGEVPETLKDKQLYTLDLGSLVAGSRYRGDFEERLKKVLKEINTRGDIILFIDELHTLVGAGAAEGAIDAASILKPKLARGELQTIGATTLDEYRKYIEKDAALERRFQPVQVGEPTVAHTIEILKGLRDRYEAHHRVSITDAAMVAAATLADRYINDRFLPDKAIDLIDEAGARMRIRRMTAPPDLREFDEKIADARREKESAIDAQDFEKAANLRDREKQLVAQRAEREKQWRSGDLDVVAEVDDEQIAEVLGNWTGIPVFKLTEEETTRLLRMEDELHKRIIGQEDAVRAVSKAIRRTRAGLKDPKRPSGSFIFAGPSGVGKTELSKALAEFLFGDDDALIQIDMGEFHDRFTASRLFGAPPGYVGYEEGGQLTEKVRRKPFSVVLFDEIEKAHQEIYNTLLQVLEDGRLTDGQGRTVDFKNTVLIFTSNLGTSDISKAVGLGFTSGGGENNYERMKQKVNDELKKHFRPEFLNRIDDIIVFHQLTQDEIIQMVDLMVGRVSKQLKTKDMEMELTDKAKSLLAKRGFDPVLGARPLRRTIQREIEDALSEKILFEEVGPGQLVTVDVENWDGEGAGEDAKFTFAGGPKRPEIAEADLANAGTASE, encoded by the coding sequence ATGTTCGAGAGATTCACCGACCGTGCCCGCAGGGTCGTCGTCCTGGCTCAAGAAGAGGCCCGGATGCTCAACCACAACTACATCGGCACCGAGCACATCCTGCTGGGACTTATTCATGAGGGTGAAGGCGTCGCCGCCAAGTCACTGGAGTCGCTGGGCATCTCACTCGAAGGTGTCCGCAGCCAGGTCGAGGAGATCATCGGTCAGGGCCAGCAGGCCCCGTCCGGGCACATCCCCTTCACCCCACGCGCCAAGAAGGTTCTCGAGCTGAGCCTGCGCGAGGCGCTGCAGCTCGGCCACAACTACATCGGCACCGAGCACATTTTGCTCGGCCTGATCCGCGAGGGCGAGGGCGTCGCCGCCCAGGTGCTCGTGAAGCTCGGCGCCGAACTGACCCGGGTGCGCCAGCAGGTCATCCAGCTGTTGAGCGGCTACCAGGGCAAGGAGACTGCGGAAGCCGGCACCGGCGGCCGTGGCGGCGAGTCCGGCAACCCGTCGACGTCGCTGGTCCTCGACCAGTTCGGCCGCAACCTCACCGCGGCCGCCATGGAGGGCAAGCTCGACCCGGTCATCGGCCGCGAGAAGGAAATCGAGCGGGTGATGCAGGTGCTGAGCCGGCGCACCAAGAACAACCCGGTGCTGATCGGCGAGCCCGGTGTCGGTAAGACCGCCGTCGTGGAGGGCCTGGCCCAGGCCATCGTGCACGGCGAGGTTCCCGAGACGCTCAAGGACAAGCAGCTCTACACCCTCGATCTCGGGTCGCTGGTGGCCGGCAGCCGTTACCGCGGTGATTTCGAGGAGCGCCTCAAGAAGGTGCTCAAGGAGATCAACACCCGCGGCGACATCATCCTGTTCATCGACGAGCTGCACACGCTGGTCGGTGCGGGCGCTGCCGAAGGCGCCATCGACGCGGCGTCGATCCTCAAGCCGAAGCTGGCTCGAGGCGAGCTGCAGACGATCGGTGCCACGACGCTCGACGAGTACCGCAAGTACATCGAGAAGGACGCTGCCCTGGAGCGCCGGTTCCAGCCGGTCCAGGTTGGTGAGCCGACGGTGGCGCACACCATCGAGATCCTGAAGGGTCTGCGCGACCGGTACGAGGCCCACCACCGGGTGTCGATCACCGACGCGGCGATGGTCGCGGCGGCGACGCTTGCCGACCGCTACATCAACGACCGGTTCCTGCCGGACAAGGCCATTGACCTGATCGACGAGGCCGGTGCGCGCATGCGCATCCGCCGGATGACCGCGCCGCCAGACCTGCGTGAGTTCGACGAGAAGATCGCCGACGCACGCCGGGAGAAGGAGTCCGCGATCGACGCGCAGGACTTCGAGAAGGCCGCGAACCTGCGGGACCGGGAGAAGCAGCTTGTCGCGCAGCGCGCGGAGCGTGAAAAGCAGTGGCGCTCAGGCGATCTCGATGTTGTCGCTGAGGTCGACGATGAACAGATCGCCGAGGTTCTGGGCAACTGGACCGGCATCCCGGTGTTCAAGCTGACCGAGGAGGAGACCACTCGGCTGCTGCGCATGGAGGACGAGCTGCACAAGCGGATCATCGGCCAGGAGGATGCCGTCCGCGCGGTCAGCAAGGCCATCCGTCGTACCCGCGCCGGCCTGAAGGATCCCAAGCGCCCGTCCGGCTCGTTCATCTTCGCCGGCCCGTCCGGTGTGGGTAAGACCGAGCTCTCCAAGGCCCTGGCGGAGTTCCTGTTCGGCGACGACGACGCACTCATCCAGATCGACATGGGCGAGTTCCACGACCGCTTCACCGCGTCGCGGTTGTTCGGTGCCCCGCCCGGATACGTCGGCTACGAGGAGGGCGGCCAGCTCACGGAGAAGGTGCGGCGCAAGCCGTTCTCGGTGGTGCTGTTCGACGAGATCGAGAAGGCCCATCAGGAGATCTACAACACTCTGTTGCAGGTTCTCGAGGACGGCCGTCTCACCGACGGTCAGGGCCGCACGGTCGACTTCAAGAACACCGTGTTGATCTTCACCTCGAACCTGGGCACCTCCGACATCAGCAAGGCGGTCGGTCTCGGCTTCACCTCCGGTGGCGGCGAGAACAACTACGAGCGAATGAAGCAGAAGGTCAACGACGAGCTGAAGAAGCATTTCCGCCCGGAGTTCCTCAACCGCATCGACGACATCATCGTCTTCCACCAGCTGACTCAGGACGAGATCATCCAGATGGTCGACCTGATGGTGGGCCGGGTGTCCAAGCAGCTCAAGACCAAAGACATGGAGATGGAGCTGACCGACAAGGCCAAGTCCCTGTTGGCCAAGCGCGGCTTCGACCCGGTCCTGGGTGCTCGGCCGCTGCGCCGGACCATCCAGCGCGAGATCGAGGACGCCCTCTCGGAGAAGATCCTCTTCGAAGAGGTCGGCCCCGGTCAGCTGGTCACGGTTGACGTGGAGAACTGGGATGGCGAAGGCGCCGGCGAGGACGCCAAGTTCACCTTCGCCGGTGGACCCAAGCGTCCCGAGATCGCCGAGGCGGATTTGGCCAACGCAGGCACCGCCAGCGAGTAA
- the lsr2 gene encoding histone-like nucleoid-structuring protein Lsr2 translates to MAKKVTVTLVDDFDGAGAADETVEFALDGVSYEIDLSSKNAQKLRNDLKQWVEASRRVGGRRRGRSGPAGRGRASIDREQSAAIREWARRNGHKVSTRGRIPADIIDAFHAAT, encoded by the coding sequence ATGGCCAAAAAAGTGACCGTGACTCTCGTCGACGATTTCGACGGTGCGGGCGCAGCCGATGAAACGGTCGAATTCGCGCTCGATGGCGTGAGCTATGAGATCGACCTTTCGTCAAAGAATGCTCAGAAACTGCGTAACGATCTCAAGCAGTGGGTCGAGGCCAGTCGCCGGGTGGGCGGCCGTCGCCGCGGGCGTTCGGGACCGGCCGGCCGTGGCCGCGCGAGCATCGATCGGGAGCAGAGCGCCGCGATCCGGGAATGGGCGCGCCGCAATGGCCACAAGGTGTCGACGCGGGGACGCATCCCGGCCGACATCATCGACGCCTTCCACGCTGCAACCTAG
- the lysS gene encoding lysine--tRNA ligase, whose product MSSADTPETDHSDSDVPEQFRIRQGKREALLAAGKDPYPVAVPRTHSLAQIRAAYPDLEADSATGDIVGVTGRVVFARNSGKLCFATLQEGDGTQLQAMISLAGVGEDALEAWKTEVDLGDIVFVHGEVISSRRGELSVLADAWQMASKALRPLPVAHKEMSEESRVRQRYVDLIVRPQARTVARQRIAVVRALRNALDRRGFLEVETPMLQTLAGGAAARPFITHSNALDADLYLRIAPELFLKRCVVGGLEKVFELNRNFRNEGADSTHSPEFSMLETYQAWGTYDDSAIVTREVIQEVADEAIGTRQVPLPDGTIYDLDGEWPALEMYPSLSEALGEEITPDTSLEYLLTIADRLEVEIPRDRGYGHGKVIEELWEHTVGDTLWAPTFVKDFPVETTPLTRQHRSIPGVTEKWDLYVRGFELATGYSELVDPIVQRERFEAQARAAAAGDDEAMALDEDFLAAMEYAMPPTTGTGMGVDRLLMALTGLSIRETVLFPIVRRHG is encoded by the coding sequence GTGAGCTCTGCTGATACTCCGGAAACCGACCACTCGGACTCCGACGTCCCCGAGCAGTTCCGGATTCGCCAGGGCAAGCGCGAGGCCTTGTTGGCCGCAGGAAAAGACCCTTATCCCGTCGCGGTGCCGCGAACCCATTCGCTGGCCCAGATCAGGGCGGCGTATCCCGACCTGGAAGCCGACTCCGCCACCGGCGACATCGTCGGCGTCACCGGCCGGGTGGTGTTCGCCCGGAATTCGGGCAAGCTGTGCTTCGCCACCCTGCAGGAAGGCGACGGCACCCAGCTACAGGCGATGATCAGCCTGGCCGGCGTCGGCGAGGATGCCCTCGAAGCCTGGAAGACCGAGGTGGATCTGGGCGACATCGTGTTCGTGCACGGCGAGGTGATCAGTTCCCGCCGCGGCGAACTTTCGGTGCTGGCCGATGCGTGGCAGATGGCCAGCAAGGCGTTGCGTCCGCTGCCCGTCGCTCACAAAGAGATGAGCGAAGAGTCGCGCGTCCGGCAGCGGTACGTCGACCTGATCGTGCGCCCGCAGGCCCGCACCGTGGCCCGGCAACGCATCGCGGTGGTCCGTGCACTGCGCAATGCGCTGGATCGTCGCGGGTTCCTCGAAGTCGAAACGCCGATGCTGCAGACGCTCGCCGGTGGTGCGGCAGCGCGGCCGTTCATCACCCACTCGAACGCGCTCGACGCCGACCTGTATCTGCGGATCGCACCGGAGTTGTTCCTCAAACGATGCGTGGTGGGCGGTCTGGAGAAGGTTTTCGAGCTCAATCGAAACTTCCGAAACGAAGGCGCCGATTCGACGCATTCGCCGGAATTCTCGATGCTCGAGACTTATCAAGCATGGGGTACGTATGACGATTCGGCGATCGTCACCCGTGAAGTTATTCAGGAAGTCGCGGATGAGGCGATCGGCACGCGGCAAGTGCCATTGCCGGACGGCACAATCTATGACCTCGACGGTGAATGGCCGGCGCTGGAAATGTACCCGTCGTTGTCTGAAGCCCTCGGTGAAGAGATCACCCCGGACACTTCGCTGGAATATCTCCTCACTATTGCCGACCGGCTCGAGGTGGAGATCCCGCGGGATCGCGGCTACGGGCACGGCAAGGTGATCGAAGAACTGTGGGAGCACACAGTCGGGGACACATTGTGGGCCCCGACGTTCGTCAAGGATTTCCCGGTCGAGACCACACCGTTGACCCGCCAGCACCGCAGCATCCCCGGCGTCACGGAGAAGTGGGATCTGTACGTGCGCGGGTTCGAGTTGGCCACCGGCTATTCCGAGCTGGTCGACCCGATCGTTCAGCGCGAGCGCTTCGAAGCCCAAGCCAGGGCGGCGGCCGCGGGCGATGACGAGGCGATGGCACTCGACGAGGATTTCCTGGCGGCAATGGAGTATGCGATGCCTCCGACCACGGGAACCGGAATGGGCGTCGATCGTCTGCTGATGGCACTCACCGGCTTGTCAATTCGGGAAACTGTTTTGTTCCCGATTGTTCGCCGACATGGCTGA
- a CDS encoding alanine racemase, whose protein sequence is MASLINAAAVTALAGERVDWRFKGLPASWSGLTVAQICAGAPDLFDAGPLGPVCTLSDTALRHNLATMAGWCARHGVELAPHGKTHMSPQLLARQFAVGACAVTAATISQVRTYRAFGVREVVLANELVDAAALAWLAAELDSDPEFRLICWVDSTRGVALMSKALQAAGARRPLDVCVELGAVGTRTGCRDDASADAVAAAAVASPRLRLVGVAGYEAALGHDVSPDGVERVRGYLEWVRAAATRLAPLCSDMVVTAGGSTHFDLVAEGLTGPWRTLLRSGVYLTNDDGLYLRTSPLTRPGAQPGGFIPAMHVWAQVCSRPEAGLALLTMGRRDVSFDADLPVPRRLRIGSDWTDLAGCEVAALNDQHAFLRLSPAAQDVVEVGSWIEFGVSHPCTVFDKWQLIPVLDEHGRVIDLVRTFF, encoded by the coding sequence ATGGCGTCCCTCATAAACGCGGCCGCGGTCACAGCCCTGGCGGGCGAACGAGTGGACTGGCGGTTCAAGGGGCTGCCGGCCTCCTGGTCGGGGCTGACGGTGGCCCAGATCTGTGCGGGGGCGCCCGACCTGTTCGACGCCGGACCGCTGGGCCCGGTCTGCACGCTCTCCGATACTGCGCTGCGGCACAACCTGGCCACGATGGCGGGCTGGTGTGCCCGGCACGGGGTCGAGCTGGCGCCGCACGGGAAAACCCACATGTCGCCGCAGCTGCTGGCCCGGCAGTTCGCGGTCGGTGCATGCGCGGTGACCGCCGCGACGATCAGCCAGGTGCGGACCTACCGCGCATTCGGGGTCCGCGAGGTGGTGCTGGCCAACGAACTGGTGGACGCCGCGGCCCTGGCGTGGCTGGCTGCCGAACTGGACAGCGATCCCGAGTTCCGGCTGATCTGCTGGGTGGATTCCACGCGTGGGGTGGCGCTGATGAGCAAGGCACTGCAGGCCGCGGGCGCGCGACGCCCGCTGGATGTCTGCGTCGAGCTGGGCGCAGTGGGCACCCGCACCGGCTGCCGCGACGACGCAAGCGCCGATGCGGTGGCCGCCGCGGCGGTCGCCAGTCCGCGGCTTCGTCTGGTCGGAGTGGCCGGCTACGAGGCCGCCCTGGGCCACGACGTGTCGCCCGACGGTGTCGAGCGGGTCCGGGGTTACCTCGAGTGGGTTCGCGCGGCGGCAACCAGGCTGGCGCCTCTGTGTTCGGATATGGTCGTAACCGCCGGTGGCAGTACGCATTTCGACCTGGTCGCCGAGGGGCTGACCGGACCGTGGCGCACGCTCCTGCGCAGCGGGGTGTATCTGACCAACGACGACGGGCTCTATCTGCGGACCTCGCCGCTGACCAGGCCCGGTGCGCAGCCGGGCGGGTTCATACCGGCGATGCACGTGTGGGCTCAGGTGTGTTCGCGGCCCGAGGCGGGCCTGGCGTTGTTGACGATGGGCCGCCGCGACGTGTCCTTCGACGCAGATCTCCCTGTGCCACGACGACTTCGAATCGGCTCCGACTGGACGGATCTCGCGGGCTGCGAAGTCGCCGCGCTCAACGACCAGCACGCGTTCCTGCGGCTGTCGCCGGCCGCCCAGGACGTCGTCGAGGTCGGCAGCTGGATCGAGTTCGGGGTATCGCACCCGTGCACGGTGTTCGACAAATGGCAGCTGATCCCGGTCCTCGACGAGCACGGCCGGGTGATCGATCTGGTGCGGACGTTCTTCTAG